The stretch of DNA ttaaattataaatcattATTCAGACAGGCTAAAAGACAAATCCCATACGATTATTGCAAAGTTGTCCCTTAATTGCAATGTATGGGACATGCTATACTTCTACCTATTGGCTTGTGACTACTTTTTAGCACTTTAAAAAAGTACTCAACTTTTCTTCccaataaatcttaaaaaagcATTTCCCTTGGATTCCAAAACTGACTTGGTTAGACTGACTCCCTacacttatttatttatttattataaaaatttattaatattatttaactcTAAAAGCAAATCTTTATTTGAGTATCTGCATGATATTGTAGTGTATGCATATTCATGAATCAAGATGGTCATTTACTAAGAAGAATATATAAAAGTGATTTGAATATCATACCCTTTATTTTCTTACACACAAAAAATGGAGACCTATTAGTTTTCCTAGGTAATCAAAGTCATCAAAACTTTGTCCACTTTGAGTTTTTATCGatcaatttttcaaattttgattttgttataTCGATTTTTAATGTTGGACTATTTTGTTCAAATTGTTGACATGAGCTAGCTTTCAGAagttagaaattttttattcttCATCGGTTTATTTTGATGTCATGTTAATATTTTTTCGTGTCAGATCAACCATAAAACCAAAATAGTGGAAATTTAACATTGAAAACTTAatgaaaaaaaacttaaaaattaaacaaatcattgaaccaaaaaaatttatgttcaCTCTGACTTGTTTTCATGAGGGAAACTATTACAATTTGAATTGGTAGTCAAAAGCAAATATGTGCTCTATTTATTAACCCTCCATTTCCCATATAGCACAACACCAAGCTTTCCATCTATCTCTCTCTCTGCAAATGTCTCAAATTCATGTGAAATCTCCCAAACACTGCGCTGAGAAACAAGCACTCAAATCCCACAGGTTCAACAGAAAGCTCTTCTTTTACTTCTTAACAATCCTACTCACCATCTTATCCTTCATAGTCCTTGTTTGGCTCATCCTCCACCCCACAAAACCACAATTCTCACTTCAAGAAGCTCAGATAAATCAGCTTAACCTCACTTCTACACCGCCTCTCGTCAACTCGTCCATACAGCTCACTCTCTTATCCAAGAATCCCAACAATCGAGTCGGGATTTACTTCGATGAATTTCGGCTATATGCATCATATAAAGAACAAAAAATCACTCCTGATTCTTCCATTTCTCCGTTCTATCAAGGGCACAAAGAAACAAACCTTTTAAGCGCGTCTTTGATCGGGAAACAGCAGCCCGTTGCCCCTTCGTTTGTATACGAAGTTCAACACGATCAGAGCACAGGGAAGTTGGCCTTAAATTTCAAGGTGATAGGAAAACTCAGGTGGAAAGTGGGATCTTGGGTTTCTGGGAGGTATAGGTTAGCTATAAATTGTGTGGCTACTTTACAATCGGGACATGTATCTTCCCAACTCTTTAGTTCCAAGCAAGGCACGCAGTGTTCTACCGTAGTGTGAAGAAGACCAGCTGGAGCTAACTTTGTAACTTATAAAAATGCATGGTCTTAGGTTTTTATATAATAAAGATTGAGCTATATAGTATGATTTTCTCCATCATTTTCAAGACTTGGTTTTCTGTGAAATTCACCAACTGTTTAGTAAAATCTGTATTAAAGAAGCAACTGAAAAGTTTGCAACTTTGCAACAGTTAGCTGTTAATTTACCTTGTCTTTCTCCTTTCAGCTTTTTGCGTGGCCTTCATTTTCATATTTGCATGCTTTATATGATGGCTGCAAAAGCCTAAAGGATATTGCTTTCTTGGAGTCTAACTGGGGGAAACTTTTAATTCGTGGTGATTTAACTTGATTAGTCACCCCTAAGAAGAAgggacacacacacatattgcttttacatatataaatattaaggATCTTATATGTATGCATAAGCCCACATGATTTAAAgtgttatattttaattaattttt from Primulina tabacum isolate GXHZ01 chromosome 3, ASM2559414v2, whole genome shotgun sequence encodes:
- the LOC142540352 gene encoding NDR1/HIN1-like protein 26 — its product is MSQIHVKSPKHCAEKQALKSHRFNRKLFFYFLTILLTILSFIVLVWLILHPTKPQFSLQEAQINQLNLTSTPPLVNSSIQLTLLSKNPNNRVGIYFDEFRLYASYKEQKITPDSSISPFYQGHKETNLLSASLIGKQQPVAPSFVYEVQHDQSTGKLALNFKVIGKLRWKVGSWVSGRYRLAINCVATLQSGHVSSQLFSSKQGTQCSTVV